Proteins encoded by one window of Thermococcus sp.:
- a CDS encoding DUF134 domain-containing protein, with translation MPMGGPGWRRGRGRRRKMRMIGFIPQVRHFYPALPPITQPKPPIFMTYEEFEALRLVDYEGLTQEEAGKRMGVSRGTVWRALNSARKKVAQMLVEGRELIILPQGNEVPRGPGEDR, from the coding sequence ATGCCTATGGGAGGACCCGGATGGAGACGCGGAAGGGGAAGGAGACGAAAGATGAGAATGATTGGCTTCATTCCTCAGGTCAGGCACTTCTATCCTGCACTCCCTCCGATTACTCAGCCAAAACCCCCGATATTTATGACGTATGAGGAGTTTGAAGCCCTAAGGCTCGTTGATTACGAGGGCCTAACCCAGGAGGAGGCAGGAAAAAGAATGGGTGTTTCTAGGGGCACCGTTTGGAGGGCTTTGAATTCGGCCCGAAAGAAGGTTGCCCAGATGCTCGTTGAGGGGAGGGAGCTGATAATCCTTCCTCAGGGAAATGAGGTCCCAAGGGGACCTGGAGAAGATAGATAA
- a CDS encoding 6-carboxytetrahydropterin synthase encodes MFRLVERKIGWHKDFDSSHFLALPYESKCLRIHGHTYNVDVEIWGELNENGMIFDFNHLSNLVKLLDHRILVSEGWIVRKSGDRVIVEKNGKKIELPEDEVVILDKPNVTAEYIAEWFAERIVEKAGENVKKILVKVWEDPRSYAEVILER; translated from the coding sequence ATGTTCAGGCTGGTGGAGAGGAAGATAGGCTGGCACAAAGACTTCGATAGTTCGCACTTTCTTGCCCTGCCATACGAGAGCAAATGCCTCAGGATACACGGCCACACCTACAACGTTGACGTGGAGATATGGGGTGAACTGAACGAGAACGGCATGATATTCGACTTCAACCACCTTAGCAACCTCGTGAAGCTCCTCGACCACCGGATTCTAGTCAGCGAGGGGTGGATTGTCCGGAAAAGCGGGGACAGGGTTATAGTCGAGAAGAACGGCAAGAAGATAGAGCTCCCCGAAGATGAAGTCGTAATCCTAGACAAGCCCAATGTGACAGCAGAATACATAGCAGAGTGGTTCGCGGAGAGGATAGTCGAGAAGGCAGGAGAAAACGTGAAAAAAATCCTGGTCAAAGTTTGGGAGGACCCGAGGAGCTACGCTGAGGTCATTCTTGAGCGTTAG